The genome window TCAGTAATCCCACCATGCCGATGGCGACATTGTCCTCTTTCAGGGTGACGGCATAGACTTCCGGATGCGAAAACACGGTCCGGATAATTTCCAGACTTTCTTCCTCACTCTGGTGAACTGGCCAGCCGGCAATCGGTCCCACCCGATCATCGCTGGCATATTTATACAGGCTGGCTGCATCGCTATCTTGCCATGGCCGCATGATCAGACGTTCGGTTTCAAGCATGGTTCTTCTCATTTCTATCGAGGGTTGCTGTCCCCGGCTTTTAACGAAGGCAGGGAAAAGTTGACAATGGAAGGAACCGGGTGAAGTAGGTAATAATGAAAACAAACGGTCTTTATCTGAAGCGATTGCGCTGCAATGATGGACAAAATGAAAACAGGTTGCTCCTTGCGCCCCGCCGAAGGCGTCGAGTTCGGGATCGGGAAAGGTCGGCTCGAGGAAGACGATAACCAGCTATTGTCATTGAGCTATGTTGTGCTGCTCATTTGCCAGAATGGCTCGGCCGAATTCGAGGTGAATTTCCGAAGCTACCAGATGCAGAAAGACGATTTTCTGGTTCTTTATGACGATTCCATCGCTTCTGTGAGCAATAGATCATCTGATTTTTCCTGCTCTTATTATCTGATAGAGCGCTCCATAGCCTCGGATATTGCTTATGGATTGCCAAACGAGTTGTTTCTGTTTCTAAGCCGGCATCCGTTTTTTAAGGCCGATGAGCGTACCATTCGTTTTCTCTCGGTCTGGGAGAAGATGACCGCTTTCATTTACGAAGAGCCGCTGCAATATCAGAGAACCATTCTGGTCAATCAGTTTCAGAATCTGTTCTTGTGGCTTTCGCATAAGGCCGCCGGTTTCGATATTTCCGAGAAAAATGATTACAGCAGGCAGGAAGCGCTCTGCTGGAAATTCTGGGAGCTGATATTCCTGCATTGCAGACATCAGCGTGAAGTGTCCTTTTATGCGGGTCTCCTGAATGTGACACCTTATTATCTCTCGCAACTCACCAAGAGATTTTTTAATGATGCCCCGAAAACGTTGATCGATCGACAGGTAATACTGGAAATCAAGAAACAGTTGATGCAGCCAAAAAGGTCAATGCAGCAAATTGCACATGATCTTGAATTTGCAGATGCGTCTTACTTAAGTAAATATTTCAAACGCCATACGGGACTAGGCCCTACAGAATACCGAAAGAAGATTTCTTGAGGCCGGAGCGCATCCCGAAAACTGTGAAACGGTTCTCGAAACGCGCCCTAGAGCATTTCCAGCAAAAGTGTGAAACGTTTACGCGGGGAAATCAGTTCACTGGACTGATTTCTTATCCCGCTCCGATGCGTTGGATAATGCGACAAAACAAATAGTTAGAGCGGTTCCGGCGATTCTGTTAGAATAGGAACCGCTCTAATGGCACAGATTTCTTGTCCCTGCCGGTAGCGATGATGGAGCGAGCGCCAACTTCGATCCGCCGTTGAAACCTATTCGCGCCCTTTTGAATGCTCGCCAAGAAGCTCTTCGATATCATCGAAGATCGACTGCCATTCTTTCTGTGTCAGCTCGAACAGGTTGAAGCTTCTCAGCCAGAATGCGCCCTCATTGGCAATGAATGCCAAGCGCGCCCGCCGTCCTTCCGGCGTCGAAACATCTAGCC of Brucella intermedia LMG 3301 contains these proteins:
- a CDS encoding helix-turn-helix domain-containing protein produces the protein MMDKMKTGCSLRPAEGVEFGIGKGRLEEDDNQLLSLSYVVLLICQNGSAEFEVNFRSYQMQKDDFLVLYDDSIASVSNRSSDFSCSYYLIERSIASDIAYGLPNELFLFLSRHPFFKADERTIRFLSVWEKMTAFIYEEPLQYQRTILVNQFQNLFLWLSHKAAGFDISEKNDYSRQEALCWKFWELIFLHCRHQREVSFYAGLLNVTPYYLSQLTKRFFNDAPKTLIDRQVILEIKKQLMQPKRSMQQIAHDLEFADASYLSKYFKRHTGLGPTEYRKKIS